The following proteins come from a genomic window of Microtus ochrogaster isolate Prairie Vole_2 unplaced genomic scaffold, MicOch1.0 UNK1, whole genome shotgun sequence:
- the Ccnd2 gene encoding G1/S-specific cyclin-D2: MELLCCEVDPVRRAVPDRNLLEDRVLQNLLTIEERYLPQCSYFKCVQKDIQPYMRRMVATWMLEVCEEQKCEEEVFPLAMNYLDRFLAGVPTPKTHLQLLGAVCMFLASKLKETIPLTAEKLCIYTDNSVKPQELLEWELVVLGKLKWNLAAVTPHDFIEHILRKLPQQKEKLSLIRKHAQTFIALCATDFKFAMYPPSMIATGSVGAAICGLQQDEEVNTLTCDALTELLAKITHTDVDCLRACQEQIEAVLLNSLQQFRQEQQHNNGSKSVDDLDQATTPTDVRDVDL, encoded by the exons ATGGAGCTGCTGTGTTGCGAGGTGGACCCGGTCCGCAGGGCTGTACCGGACCGCAACCTGCTGGAAGACCGCGTTCTGCAGAACCTGTTGACCATCGAGGAGCGCTACCTCCCGCAGTGTTCCTATTTCAAGTGCGTGCAGAAGGACATTCAGCCGTACATGCGCAGGATGGTGGCCACCTGGATGTTAGAG GTCTGTGAAGAACAGAAGTGCGAAGAGGAAGTCTTTCCTTTGGCCATGAATTATCTGGACCGTTTCTTGGCTGGAGTCCCGACTCCTAAGACCCATCTTCAGCTCCTGGGTGCAGTGTGCATGTTTCTAGCCTCTAAGCTCAAAGAGACCATCCCGCTGACTGCTGAAAAGCTGTGCATCTACACCGACAATTCTGTGAAGCCCCAGGAGCTGCTG GAGTGGGAACTGGTGGTGTTGGGCAAGCTGAAGTGGAATCTGGCTGCCGTCACCCCTCACGACTTCATCGAGCACATCCTACGCAAGCTGCCCCAGCAGAAGGAGAAGCTGTCCCTGATCCGCAAGCATGCGCAGACCTTCATCGCTCTGTGTGCTACcg ACTTCAAGTTTGCCATGTACCCACCATCGATGATCGCCACTGGAAGTGTGGGAGCCGCCATCTGCGGGCTTCAGCAGGATGAAGAAGTGAACACACTCACCTGTGATGCGCTGACCGAGCTGCTGGCCAAGATCACCCACACTGATGTG GATTGTCTCAGAGCCTGCCAGGAGCAAATTGAAGCTGTGCTGCTCAACAGCCTGCAGCAGTTCCGTCAAGAGCAGCAGCATAACAACGGATCCAAGTCTGTGGACGATCTGGACCAAGCCACCACCCCTACAGACGTTCGGGATGTTGACCTGTGA